The nucleotide sequence AGCGTCAGTTCGGGCATCTGCTGTGCCAGCCGGTGCAGTTGGACGATGCGCTCGCTCACCACGCCGGCGCGCACATCCACCAGCCGGCGGGTCATCCACGGCCGCTCGGCCGGCAAGGTGATGCCCTCCGCCTGCCACACCAGATCGCCAACGAAGCCATAGCGCTGCCCCTCGGGGAGGCTGACGAAGACGATCACGCTCCCCGGCGTGTGGCCGCCCGACGGCACCAGCACCACCGAGCCGTCATCGAAGACGTCGAGACTGCGGTCAAATCCGAGGAAAGGACCGTCGTCAAAGGCGTATATCTGCCACTCGATGCTGCCCGCCAGGTTGCGGGCCAGGGCCGTCGCCGGGTCGCCGGTGTGGATGAAATCGTGCTCGGCCTGCGGCACCCAGACCGGAACCCCCGGCAGATCCGCCAGACCGCTGACATGATCCCAGTGGGCATGGGTAAGGATCACCCCCAGAAGATCGCCCGGGTCGCGGCCCGCCGCGCGCAGTTGTTGCGCCACGGGAATCTCCTCCTCGTAACGCGACACCTTCTGCATCAGCATCGGTGTGGTGGCGAAATGCGCCGCCACGTCCTCGCCGAAGCCGCTGTCGATCAACAGGCTGCCTTGCGGATGTTCGATCAACACCGCATCCATGCCGAAGATGCGCTCATCGTTGAAAGCGCCGCTGCGATAGGCCATCGCGGCGGCCGAGAACATGCGGCCGGCATGCAGCACCGACAGCCGCACCGGCGGCGGGGCGGGCGGTGGCGCGACGGCCACCTCGGCGCCTTCGGGTACCGGCAGCGTGACGGCGCGGAAGGTCGACGCCAGCGCTACCGCGCCGACAAATAGCAGCACCAGAATACCCACCGTCCACTTTTTCACTGACTGTTCTCCCCCGTTATCAACGCGCATCCTACTCGTCGGGCCTCGACGCCATCGTGGGCGCTACGCCGGGTCAAGCAGCAACGCGCCAGCCTGTACCCATCCGGATCGCTCGTGCAGGCGAACGTACCACCAGGCCCCCTCGCGGTTGAGCACTCGCGCCTGCAGGGTGACCTCGGCGGCACCCGGCACGGAGCCGTCGGCGGCGGCCGCCACCATTCGCGGTTGATCCCGCAGCAGCACGCCGACCTTCAGCGTGGCGGATGAGGACACCACCGGCGTTTGCGCGGCCCCGATCGTCGGCGCTTCACAGTCCGCCGCCGCCCACGACGGCAACCCCCAGCCCAGCACCAGAAGCAGCCCCGCCCCCCGTGAAATGATCGACATTGCTGCAGCTCCGTTCCATGGATTGAGTCCGGATTTAACGCCGCCCGCGGTCGCGCGGCAAGCTCGGGGGCGTTCGGTAGCGGTACGTATTTGACGCTTTCCTGACGCCTTCAGCGCCCATCAGCCGCCAATCGCCGCCTTCATCCAGGACGGCACGTTGAAGTCGTAGCTCTTTTCTTCCGAACGCCGACTGATCCGCCAGCCCGCCGCGGTGCGGCGGTAATCGTCGACGTACCAGAGCCCGAGGAACAGGGTGTCGTGCCCACCCTCGGGCAGCGGCACCACCATCGGGTTGAAGCAGGCGACCCGACCGCGGGCCGTTTCGCCATCAATCGTGAACGCTGCATTGCCGGTCAGGTGCATGTATC is from Flagellatimonas centrodinii and encodes:
- a CDS encoding MBL fold metallo-hydrolase, which gives rise to MKKWTVGILVLLFVGAVALASTFRAVTLPVPEGAEVAVAPPPAPPPVRLSVLHAGRMFSAAAMAYRSGAFNDERIFGMDAVLIEHPQGSLLIDSGFGEDVAAHFATTPMLMQKVSRYEEEIPVAQQLRAAGRDPGDLLGVILTHAHWDHVSGLADLPGVPVWVPQAEHDFIHTGDPATALARNLAGSIEWQIYAFDDGPFLGFDRSLDVFDDGSVVLVPSGGHTPGSVIVFVSLPEGQRYGFVGDLVWQAEGITLPAERPWMTRRLVDVRAGVVSERIVQLHRLAQQMPELTLVPAHDRRVMATLPALAPAAAP
- a CDS encoding nuclear transport factor 2 family protein translates to MSPELQALADRLALQDLVIAYANAIDRRDFDALDHVFTADAYIDYRAMGGIDGPYPTIKAWLPEALGHFPGYMHLTGNAAFTIDGETARGRVACFNPMVVPLPEGGHDTLFLGLWYVDDYRRTAAGWRISRRSEEKSYDFNVPSWMKAAIGG